A DNA window from Acetobacter aceti NBRC 14818 contains the following coding sequences:
- a CDS encoding ferric reductase-like transmembrane domain-containing protein, translated as MPGWIALAALLTLLCTAFLLICVFAAGQPGTAGLWDVAMIGGYSALFALFQMFFLTGRPLDRPLYEGRFFLRLHEYTAYLILLLVIAHVIGGLWAEPLLWHDIWPPVLPVMQTGVFASLLLVILAVVSQPRWKLAVFRNARIFRYCHYGLAAALLCVTGLHAWQADFRMAAPALTFSLVGISILALAVPLLVRALPVQARRGEKRLRNTAVLALPVVVTLGCIGLLVPVLCAVWLDR; from the coding sequence ATGCCGGGATGGATCGCTCTCGCAGCACTGCTCACGCTGCTCTGTACGGCATTTCTGCTGATATGCGTCTTTGCGGCAGGGCAACCCGGCACGGCAGGCCTATGGGATGTTGCGATGATCGGCGGTTATTCTGCCCTGTTCGCGCTTTTCCAGATGTTTTTTCTGACGGGTCGACCACTTGACCGGCCTTTGTATGAAGGAAGGTTCTTCCTCCGGCTGCATGAATATACGGCTTATCTGATCCTTTTGCTGGTCATAGCTCATGTAATCGGAGGTCTCTGGGCGGAGCCTCTGCTCTGGCACGATATTTGGCCGCCCGTCTTGCCCGTCATGCAAACGGGTGTGTTCGCCAGCCTACTGCTTGTCATTCTTGCTGTTGTGTCGCAGCCTCGCTGGAAGCTGGCTGTTTTCCGTAATGCTCGCATATTCCGTTACTGCCATTACGGTCTGGCGGCAGCCCTGCTGTGTGTGACCGGACTACACGCATGGCAGGCAGATTTTCGGATGGCTGCGCCTGCTCTGACATTCAGTCTGGTCGGCATAAGTATTCTGGCGCTCGCTGTGCCGTTGCTGGTGCGAGCCTTGCCGGTTCAGGCTCGTCGGGGAGAGAAACGTCTGAGAAATACGGCGGTGCTGGCCTTACCAGTAGTTGTCACTCTCGGATGTATCGGGCTGCTTGTCCCGGTATTGTGTGCCGTGTGGCTCGACAGATAA
- a CDS encoding nuclear transport factor 2 family protein, with product MEHSRPPCPPFLTAADAAKKVRLAEDAWNSRDPEKVALAYTPDSVWRNRINFLEGREKIIGFLKEKWEREQEYRLIKELWAFHEDRIAVRFVYEWHDDQQNWFRSYGNELWEFDAAGLMQWRVASINDMPIAESDRRFFWPQGRRPDDHPGLKEMGL from the coding sequence ATGGAACACTCTCGCCCACCATGCCCGCCCTTCCTGACCGCAGCAGACGCCGCCAAAAAAGTTCGGCTTGCTGAAGACGCCTGGAACAGTCGCGACCCTGAAAAGGTTGCGCTCGCCTATACGCCGGACAGTGTCTGGCGAAACAGGATCAATTTTCTGGAAGGTCGTGAAAAAATCATCGGATTCCTGAAAGAAAAGTGGGAACGTGAGCAGGAATATCGCCTGATCAAGGAGCTCTGGGCATTTCATGAAGATCGGATTGCCGTCCGTTTTGTCTATGAATGGCACGACGACCAGCAGAACTGGTTCCGGTCCTATGGGAATGAATTGTGGGAGTTTGATGCAGCAGGCCTGATGCAATGGCGTGTCGCCAGCATCAACGACATGCCCATTGCAGAAAGCGATCGCCGGTTTTTCTGGCCGCAGGGGCGTCGTCCGGATGATCATCCGGGGCTGAAAGAAATGGGGCTGTAG
- the trpA gene encoding tryptophan synthase subunit alpha has protein sequence MSRIARRFAALKQEGRGALIPYLEACDPDFQTSLDLLKAMPEAGADLIEIGMPFSDPSADGPVIQLAARRGLKAGATLPRLFEMVKSFREQDNDTPIILMGYLNPIEAYGIDRFCVDASAAGVDGLIIVDMPPEEAGPMQGPAKAAGLDIIRLIAPTTDDNRLKLVLNHASGFVYYVSITGITGTRSASDEDLRAALPRIRAATNLPIAIGFGIRTPEQAASASRIADGAVVASALLATLAKTLDPSEQATPSTLPSVLTQLRELAAAVRA, from the coding sequence GTGAGCCGCATTGCCCGCCGTTTTGCGGCACTGAAACAGGAAGGGCGCGGCGCGCTCATCCCTTACCTCGAAGCCTGCGACCCGGACTTCCAGACCTCGCTCGACCTGCTGAAAGCGATGCCGGAAGCGGGCGCGGACCTGATCGAGATCGGTATGCCGTTCTCCGATCCTTCCGCCGACGGCCCGGTCATCCAGCTTGCCGCCCGTCGCGGTCTGAAGGCTGGCGCTACGCTGCCGCGCCTGTTCGAGATGGTGAAGTCCTTCCGCGAGCAGGACAACGACACGCCGATCATCCTGATGGGCTACCTGAACCCGATCGAGGCTTACGGCATTGATCGGTTCTGCGTGGATGCATCCGCCGCTGGCGTGGATGGTCTCATCATCGTGGATATGCCGCCGGAAGAAGCCGGACCGATGCAGGGACCGGCCAAGGCTGCGGGGCTGGACATCATCCGCCTGATTGCACCCACGACGGACGATAACCGCCTCAAGCTGGTGCTGAACCATGCTTCGGGTTTCGTCTATTACGTGAGCATCACCGGCATTACTGGCACGCGCTCGGCCAGCGACGAAGATCTGCGGGCGGCGCTGCCTCGTATCCGTGCTGCGACCAATCTGCCGATTGCCATCGGCTTCGGTATCCGCACGCCGGAGCAGGCTGCATCTGCCTCGCGCATTGCTGACGGTGCCGTGGTGGCCTCGGCTCTCCTGGCTACGCTTGCGAAAACACTTGATCCGAGCGAGCAGGCGACGCCGTCCACACTGCCATCCGTGCTAACTCAGTTGCGGGAACTGGCTGCGGCTGTTCGGGCCTGA
- a CDS encoding M48 family metallopeptidase: MKPRVPRPTSPEDALPDSILLPAGPFPITWRRSKRARRLSLRLSRAGDSVVVTLPPRVSPQTGLSLLNAHRDWIVRQLQRQPAAISFAAGSIIPINGVAHTIHHTPEGRGGAWIDTDHKLHVSGDAAFLGRRVRDFLLTLAQKRLGQRLQELAGRSGFAPKTFALRDATSRWGSCSTAGRIMLNWRLIMAPHFVQDYVILHELAHMKHHNHSAAFWTLVDQMCPTRNEAELWLKNHGLSLMRAG; encoded by the coding sequence ATGAAACCTCGGGTCCCCCGACCCACTTCTCCCGAGGATGCTCTTCCGGATAGCATCCTCCTTCCCGCAGGCCCTTTTCCGATTACCTGGCGTCGTTCGAAGCGCGCACGTCGTCTGTCTCTGCGCCTGTCCCGCGCCGGTGATAGTGTCGTCGTGACGCTGCCACCGCGTGTCTCTCCACAGACAGGTCTCTCGCTTCTCAACGCACACCGCGACTGGATCGTCCGGCAATTGCAGCGGCAACCGGCGGCGATCAGCTTTGCAGCGGGGAGCATCATTCCCATCAATGGTGTTGCCCACACCATCCATCACACCCCGGAAGGTCGTGGTGGGGCATGGATCGATACGGATCATAAGCTGCACGTCAGTGGGGATGCCGCCTTTCTTGGACGCAGGGTGCGTGATTTCCTTTTGACTCTGGCGCAAAAACGATTGGGCCAACGGTTACAGGAACTCGCCGGACGAAGCGGTTTTGCGCCGAAGACATTCGCCCTGCGTGACGCGACCTCTCGCTGGGGCAGTTGCAGCACGGCGGGACGGATCATGCTGAACTGGCGTCTCATCATGGCGCCGCATTTTGTGCAGGATTACGTCATTCTGCATGAGCTCGCGCATATGAAGCATCACAACCACAGCGCCGCCTTCTGGACGCTGGTCGACCAGATGTGCCCGACCCGCAATGAAGCCGAACTCTGGCTCAAAAACCATGGGCTCTCCCTGATGCGGGCGGGCTGA
- a CDS encoding acyltransferase family protein produces MGAVRMLGGFMAEMTLGQAVLIAKPLQGWEAARVTWGGLGFILCTLAFPPLAPAMVFGFAWLLFGLAYQQDVVGRVLGSRVFLWLGGFSFSFYMVHFILFKIFMWGIEPGLLQAGTEKILLGWTGLLAVMVLCALALRQWVERPSHRLARRLAGPRILP; encoded by the coding sequence ATGGGCGCCGTGCGTATGTTGGGCGGTTTTATGGCGGAAATGACGCTTGGTCAGGCTGTTCTTATCGCAAAACCCTTACAAGGCTGGGAAGCAGCTCGCGTAACATGGGGAGGTCTCGGCTTTATTCTCTGTACTCTTGCATTTCCTCCTTTAGCACCTGCAATGGTATTTGGGTTTGCGTGGCTGCTGTTCGGTCTGGCCTATCAGCAGGATGTTGTTGGTCGAGTGCTGGGTAGTCGCGTGTTTCTGTGGCTTGGAGGGTTCTCCTTTTCTTTCTACATGGTGCATTTCATTTTATTCAAAATTTTCATGTGGGGTATTGAACCCGGTCTCCTTCAGGCTGGAACAGAAAAAATACTGCTGGGATGGACCGGGCTTCTTGCCGTGATGGTTCTGTGTGCTTTGGCACTGCGTCAATGGGTGGAGCGTCCCTCTCATCGTCTCGCGAGGCGACTGGCGGGACCTCGTATATTGCCGTAA
- a CDS encoding tetratricopeptide repeat protein, with amino-acid sequence MFSMGQAYLAGEEGVAPHAGHAAWWMERAARAGHPQACVHAARLAWDGFLPDERALAQPVREAPRKDDALTFARLGHQRGDPEASLFLVWLLDATKMKADTERHEALRAAAGKGLPLALVGLADLEARSGASAERVMDLLSIPLEKNLGIAHHMVSIWYGQGQLLPLDEKKARHHLEIAANTGYVPAMALLGECLMVENHRQNDGEEHDENKERLRRLTRGESLLRKAAASNGRAACVLGDYWSSIAESPDLQQAVQWYEKAVSLGFVGAFFMSARLVLEGRSTHMTQQDAWMRMKQAAQAGHAGAKDILSKRSLY; translated from the coding sequence ATGTTTTCCATGGGGCAGGCTTATCTTGCTGGAGAAGAGGGTGTCGCTCCTCATGCAGGCCACGCAGCCTGGTGGATGGAGCGTGCTGCCAGAGCCGGACATCCGCAGGCTTGTGTGCATGCGGCCCGTCTGGCGTGGGATGGTTTTTTACCCGATGAGCGTGCGTTGGCGCAGCCGGTGAGGGAAGCGCCCCGCAAAGATGATGCTCTGACGTTCGCGCGCCTTGGTCATCAGCGCGGCGATCCGGAAGCCTCCCTTTTTCTCGTCTGGTTGCTGGATGCGACCAAAATGAAAGCAGATACGGAACGCCATGAGGCATTGCGGGCAGCGGCCGGAAAAGGTCTGCCTCTGGCATTGGTTGGACTGGCAGATCTTGAGGCACGTTCGGGAGCCTCTGCAGAGCGTGTCATGGATTTGCTGTCGATCCCGCTGGAGAAAAATCTCGGTATTGCCCACCACATGGTCTCCATATGGTACGGTCAGGGACAATTGCTGCCACTGGATGAGAAAAAGGCACGACATCATCTGGAGATTGCTGCGAACACTGGATACGTTCCGGCGATGGCGCTGCTTGGCGAATGTCTGATGGTGGAGAATCACCGTCAGAATGACGGCGAGGAGCACGATGAAAACAAGGAGCGGTTGCGGCGTCTGACGCGGGGAGAAAGTTTGCTGCGCAAGGCTGCGGCCAGTAATGGAAGGGCTGCCTGCGTCCTTGGGGATTACTGGTCGAGTATTGCGGAATCGCCCGATTTGCAGCAGGCGGTTCAGTGGTATGAAAAAGCGGTCTCTTTGGGATTTGTTGGGGCTTTTTTCATGTCAGCGCGCCTCGTTCTGGAGGGGCGCTCTACGCATATGACTCAGCAGGACGCCTGGATGCGAATGAAACAGGCGGCTCAGGCAGGCCATGCAGGGGCTAAAGATATTCTGTCAAAAAGATCATTGTACTGA
- a CDS encoding ABC transporter ATP-binding protein, producing the protein MTSRTRSATLSVDTISLVSGRPAFSFTLHAGECLALLMLNDSGQILGTLSDILTGHRTTGNGRLTLLGQDISRRPVGQRGLAAVGARDPLFEHLSVRKNLAFPLRTRKLPQDQAAHKIAQLLALLGLEQQADALPSTLTASERLRAQLARALATDPVVIILEDIFAGLDSETRTDIHQRLIRLQRARETSFLLLTRDRSDALTAASCVGVIADGALLQIGSTTELMERPVSARIAAAMTDANILTGLAITVEDDIVQTRLACGATMEAFAEGDVEEDDLVELCIRPGKIALMFPRGPINTDGAEGSLPATLSDMRNLGDVLVLRVRLADSTEMVVHRPAGSLPPGVAVGQTVLLAWGPSAAMVFPSQDKEG; encoded by the coding sequence ATGACATCACGCACGCGTTCAGCCACACTGAGTGTGGACACTATCAGCCTTGTTTCAGGCCGCCCTGCCTTTTCCTTTACGCTGCATGCAGGAGAATGTCTGGCGCTCCTGATGCTGAATGATTCGGGACAGATTCTTGGGACGCTGTCCGACATCCTGACCGGACACCGGACCACCGGAAACGGTCGTCTCACCCTGCTGGGACAGGATATCTCGCGCCGCCCGGTCGGTCAGCGTGGCCTGGCTGCCGTCGGAGCGCGCGACCCGCTGTTTGAGCATCTGTCCGTCCGGAAGAATCTCGCTTTCCCCCTCCGCACACGGAAGCTGCCGCAGGATCAGGCAGCGCACAAAATTGCCCAGCTTCTCGCTCTTCTCGGACTGGAACAGCAGGCCGATGCGCTTCCATCAACTCTCACAGCGTCTGAGCGTCTGCGAGCGCAACTCGCGCGAGCGCTGGCCACCGATCCGGTCGTCATTATTCTGGAGGATATTTTCGCTGGACTGGACAGTGAGACGCGCACGGACATCCACCAGCGCCTGATCCGACTGCAAAGAGCACGTGAAACCAGCTTTCTGCTGCTGACCCGAGACCGTAGCGACGCCCTGACCGCCGCCAGTTGCGTTGGCGTCATTGCAGATGGCGCGCTTTTGCAGATCGGCTCGACCACAGAACTGATGGAGCGTCCCGTTTCAGCACGGATCGCCGCCGCCATGACGGACGCCAACATTCTCACCGGCCTGGCCATCACGGTCGAGGACGACATCGTGCAGACCCGTCTCGCCTGTGGCGCCACGATGGAAGCATTCGCCGAAGGGGACGTGGAGGAAGACGATCTTGTGGAACTGTGCATCCGCCCCGGCAAAATTGCGCTGATGTTTCCACGTGGCCCCATCAATACGGATGGGGCAGAAGGCAGTCTGCCTGCGACCCTGAGTGACATGCGCAATCTGGGTGACGTGCTTGTGCTTCGTGTGCGACTCGCAGACAGCACGGAGATGGTCGTGCATCGACCGGCAGGCTCACTGCCCCCCGGCGTGGCCGTCGGACAGACAGTTCTGCTGGCCTGGGGCCCCTCGGCAGCGATGGTCTTCCCGTCACAGGACAAAGAAGGCTAG
- a CDS encoding cytochrome c3 family protein produces the protein MYRAACPGIVCRVARQIMRRNGRLSIAAFCVAAEIVGGGIWWSVSGAPHTAQSLPLMPLTFTHQDHGAFNCVVCHHNYTEPKLASWPFQHCIECHKKTPELALIIERQFHQQCEGCHLKLKREKRASGPVRACHVCHAEERPPRF, from the coding sequence ATGTATCGGGCTGCTTGTCCCGGTATTGTGTGCCGTGTGGCTCGACAGATAATGCGACGAAATGGGCGACTGAGCATTGCGGCGTTTTGTGTCGCAGCAGAGATTGTCGGTGGTGGCATCTGGTGGAGTGTCAGTGGAGCACCGCACACAGCACAGTCGCTCCCCCTGATGCCGCTGACCTTTACGCATCAGGACCACGGCGCATTCAACTGCGTGGTTTGTCACCATAATTATACTGAGCCAAAGCTGGCGTCATGGCCGTTTCAGCATTGCATCGAATGCCACAAGAAGACGCCGGAACTGGCACTGATCATTGAGCGACAGTTTCATCAGCAATGTGAAGGTTGTCATCTGAAGCTAAAGCGGGAAAAGCGAGCTTCAGGACCGGTTCGAGCGTGTCATGTGTGTCATGCTGAAGAGCGGCCTCCGCGCTTCTGA
- the trpB gene encoding tryptophan synthase subunit beta, with translation MTDGVRANSLRNGPSASGHFGDGLGGRFVAETLMPLLLELDEAYKQAKADPAFHKELAFYLKDYVGRPSPLWFAKRLTEELGGAKIYMKREELNHTGSHKLNNVMGQILLARRMGRTRIVAETGAGQHGVATATVCALFGMKCVIYMGATDVERQMPNVFRMKLLGAEVVPVTAGAGTLKDAMNEAMRDWVANISDTYFLVGTVAGPHPYPAMVRDFQSVIGDEVKVQMQEAEGRLPDVIVAAIGGGSNAMGIFHPFLDDPSVKLIGVEAAGHGLDSGKTAASIERGSRGVLHGNRTYLLQDENGQITEAHSISAGLDYPGVGPEHSWLHEIGRAEYVGITDNEALEAFQTCTRTEGIIPALESAHAIAYAVKIAPTLSPETLLVINISGRGDKDIFTVAEHLGVKL, from the coding sequence ATGACAGACGGCGTACGAGCAAACAGCCTGCGAAACGGCCCCAGCGCCTCCGGCCATTTCGGCGACGGGCTGGGCGGGCGTTTTGTCGCGGAAACGCTGATGCCCCTGCTCCTTGAGCTGGACGAAGCCTACAAGCAGGCCAAGGCCGATCCGGCCTTCCACAAGGAGCTGGCGTTCTATCTCAAGGACTATGTTGGTCGTCCTTCTCCGCTGTGGTTCGCAAAGCGTCTGACGGAAGAACTCGGTGGCGCGAAGATCTACATGAAGCGCGAGGAGCTGAACCACACCGGCTCCCACAAGCTCAACAACGTGATGGGGCAGATCCTGCTCGCCCGCCGCATGGGCCGCACGCGTATCGTCGCCGAGACCGGCGCGGGTCAGCACGGCGTCGCCACGGCGACGGTCTGCGCGCTGTTCGGCATGAAGTGCGTCATCTACATGGGTGCGACCGATGTAGAACGGCAGATGCCCAACGTGTTCCGCATGAAACTGCTCGGCGCGGAAGTCGTGCCGGTCACGGCGGGCGCGGGTACGCTGAAGGACGCCATGAATGAGGCGATGCGTGACTGGGTCGCCAACATCAGCGACACCTATTTCCTTGTCGGCACGGTCGCCGGTCCGCACCCTTATCCCGCCATGGTCCGTGACTTCCAGAGCGTGATCGGTGATGAAGTGAAAGTGCAGATGCAGGAGGCTGAGGGTCGCCTGCCAGACGTGATCGTTGCGGCCATCGGTGGTGGCTCGAACGCAATGGGCATCTTCCATCCGTTCCTTGATGATCCTTCCGTCAAACTGATCGGTGTGGAAGCTGCCGGTCACGGTCTGGACAGCGGCAAGACTGCCGCGTCCATCGAACGCGGCTCACGCGGGGTGCTGCATGGCAACCGCACCTATCTGTTGCAGGACGAGAACGGACAGATCACCGAGGCGCATTCGATCAGTGCCGGGCTGGACTATCCCGGCGTCGGCCCGGAACATTCATGGCTGCATGAAATCGGTCGTGCCGAATATGTCGGCATTACCGATAACGAGGCGCTGGAAGCGTTCCAGACCTGCACCCGCACCGAGGGCATCATCCCCGCGCTGGAATCCGCCCACGCCATTGCTTACGCGGTGAAAATCGCGCCGACGCTGAGCCCGGAAACCCTGCTCGTCATCAACATCTCGGGCCGTGGAGACAAGGACATCTTCACCGTTGCCGAACATCTGGGAGTGAAACTGTGA
- a CDS encoding extracellular solute-binding protein has protein sequence MPGRLLAGLTAALLSTACPVQKSDAAQVRHSGAGPLVVATQAGSLNSTLNDVVWKPFSQLTHQKVRTTRWSDLTDANYSLLRSGKQNWSLVLIEDDDAETGCTEGLFLPFPATASESSNADPARCGVPALSLDYALSWDSSRFGNTPTWRDFWDVARHPGKRGLRADPRITLEIALLADGVPPDAIYNVLGSPTGLDRAFRRLAQLRPYIVWWTSPAEAMHILTKGAALMSVTPTSEIAAANAGLPTPRFRNLWFPLLRVNYDWVIPANGTRDLTSALALATWAAASQQQSALNAQLITPAPEWAQPRVGVLPPAFPLNVDFWRRNLPAIKTRFDQWLSQH, from the coding sequence ATGCCTGGCCGCCTTCTGGCCGGACTGACGGCTGCCCTGCTCTCCACCGCCTGCCCTGTTCAGAAATCGGATGCCGCACAGGTCCGACACAGTGGTGCGGGGCCGCTTGTGGTTGCTACGCAGGCCGGATCGCTGAACAGCACGCTGAACGACGTCGTCTGGAAGCCCTTTTCCCAACTGACCCATCAGAAAGTCAGAACAACACGCTGGTCCGATCTGACGGATGCAAACTACAGCCTGCTCCGTTCAGGCAAACAGAACTGGTCTCTGGTGCTCATAGAAGATGATGACGCCGAGACAGGATGCACTGAAGGTTTGTTTCTGCCGTTTCCGGCGACGGCTTCCGAAAGCAGCAATGCCGATCCGGCCCGCTGTGGCGTGCCTGCGCTTTCGCTGGACTATGCCCTCTCCTGGGACAGTTCACGCTTTGGAAACACGCCGACCTGGAGAGATTTCTGGGATGTCGCCCGGCATCCGGGTAAACGTGGTCTCCGCGCCGATCCTCGCATCACTCTGGAGATTGCCCTTCTGGCTGACGGCGTTCCTCCGGACGCCATCTATAATGTGTTGGGCTCTCCCACCGGTCTCGACCGCGCCTTCAGACGGCTGGCCCAGCTCCGGCCTTACATCGTCTGGTGGACGTCTCCAGCCGAAGCCATGCACATCCTGACCAAGGGTGCTGCACTGATGAGCGTCACGCCGACCAGTGAGATCGCCGCCGCCAACGCTGGTCTCCCAACGCCGCGTTTCAGGAACCTCTGGTTTCCCCTTCTGCGTGTCAATTATGACTGGGTCATTCCCGCCAACGGCACCCGGGATCTGACATCGGCACTGGCGCTGGCGACGTGGGCAGCGGCGTCCCAACAACAAAGCGCTCTGAATGCACAGTTGATCACGCCCGCGCCGGAATGGGCGCAGCCACGTGTCGGGGTGTTACCGCCCGCTTTTCCTCTGAATGTTGATTTCTGGCGCAGGAATCTGCCAGCAATCAAAACCCGCTTTGACCAATGGCTCAGTCAGCACTGA
- a CDS encoding YcgN family cysteine cluster protein: MTIDSPFWETKSLEQMTTEEWESLCDGCGRCCLHKLRDEDDGSLHYTNVACRLLDTHTCRCTDYAGRHRKVQDCITLTAPMLETIDWLPPTCAYKRLSDGLPLPEWHPLITGNPDSVREAGVSAGDRCVSERKAGNLEDYVVAWPALDPTDEPAE, from the coding sequence ATGACCATCGACTCCCCTTTCTGGGAAACCAAATCCCTCGAGCAGATGACCACCGAGGAGTGGGAATCCCTCTGCGACGGCTGCGGACGCTGCTGCCTGCATAAGCTGCGTGATGAAGATGACGGCAGCCTCCATTATACGAACGTCGCCTGCCGCCTGCTCGACACCCACACATGCCGCTGCACCGACTATGCCGGTCGTCACCGCAAGGTGCAGGACTGCATCACCCTGACGGCTCCCATGCTGGAAACCATCGACTGGCTTCCACCAACCTGCGCCTATAAGCGGCTGTCGGACGGTCTGCCCCTTCCCGAATGGCACCCGCTGATTACCGGCAATCCGGATAGTGTCCGCGAGGCAGGTGTGTCTGCCGGGGATCGCTGTGTCAGTGAACGCAAGGCCGGCAATCTCGAGGACTATGTCGTCGCATGGCCAGCACTTGACCCAACGGATGAGCCTGCCGAATGA
- a CDS encoding HNH endonuclease signature motif containing protein — protein MRTSVERQIGSYQSLRDKLAARATNPEIEYDLKTNKRLKHLGSRQLELQWVAGDATVAEASFFKINTQGTPLDKTEEALLRNRKRAPAIAARSIVRAATGHKYWSKFDEIKRKKIEELAYDANLLLFQPEITTPIKTLQLPLGGSASTLDALSLLMKLLSITSGSIKTRRPKLESFDNDIDGSLTIEVLTNALHTLNRISGNQSCSLGLHPAVYFYSDRGKYLPDLFLGIVYLIKGKLLNNDSNFFRKFTENRSIIEDFLIKNKAIITQMLQQIRSQYRIERVSDIFDYLVSHATEELSVEGLASAAQLKGSIVNLREKVDSRIFSDTSKSAIMMRQAIQTAMICPICKGRLEPLLSVSYDHVTRKQDGGIGDEDNGQLCHPYCNTGIKN, from the coding sequence ATGCGTACGTCTGTAGAGCGACAAATTGGCAGCTATCAATCATTAAGAGATAAATTAGCTGCTCGCGCTACTAATCCTGAAATAGAATATGATTTAAAGACAAATAAAAGACTTAAGCACTTAGGCTCAAGACAATTAGAATTACAGTGGGTAGCGGGAGATGCCACTGTCGCAGAAGCATCGTTTTTTAAAATCAATACCCAAGGAACTCCTTTGGATAAAACTGAAGAAGCTCTTCTGCGCAATAGAAAACGTGCACCAGCGATTGCAGCACGTTCAATTGTACGTGCTGCCACAGGCCACAAGTACTGGTCAAAATTTGACGAAATAAAAAGAAAGAAAATCGAAGAGCTTGCCTATGATGCAAATCTATTGTTATTTCAACCTGAAATAACTACACCCATAAAAACACTACAGCTTCCACTAGGAGGATCTGCATCCACCTTGGATGCACTATCTCTTCTCATGAAGCTTTTATCAATTACAAGCGGTTCCATTAAAACCAGGAGACCGAAACTAGAAAGCTTTGACAATGATATCGATGGAAGTTTAACCATCGAGGTTCTCACGAATGCTTTACATACTCTTAATCGCATTTCTGGAAATCAAAGTTGTAGCTTAGGTCTACATCCGGCTGTTTACTTTTACTCAGACAGAGGAAAATATCTCCCGGATCTATTTCTTGGCATAGTATATCTAATAAAAGGAAAATTACTAAATAATGATAGTAATTTTTTCAGAAAATTCACAGAAAATCGTTCGATAATTGAAGATTTCTTAATAAAAAATAAAGCTATAATCACGCAAATGCTCCAACAAATACGCAGCCAATACCGCATAGAGAGGGTAAGTGATATTTTTGATTACTTGGTTTCACATGCAACAGAAGAGTTAAGTGTTGAAGGCCTTGCTTCCGCTGCCCAACTAAAAGGAAGCATTGTTAACCTGAGAGAGAAAGTTGATAGTAGAATCTTCTCAGACACGAGCAAATCAGCAATAATGATGCGGCAGGCTATTCAAACTGCTATGATCTGCCCAATTTGTAAGGGCCGACTTGAACCTTTATTATCAGTCTCATATGACCACGTTACCCGAAAACAAGACGGAGGAATTGGAGACGAAGATAACGGGCAACTTTGCCATCCCTACTGCAATACTGGAATAAAAAATTGA